Proteins encoded within one genomic window of Bombus terrestris chromosome 11, iyBomTerr1.2, whole genome shotgun sequence:
- the LOC100646190 gene encoding E3 ubiquitin-protein ligase hyd isoform X2, translating to MTSIHFVVHPLPGTDDQLNDRLKEVAEKINRYGFVTLPAFSGLKVAVKHIVVGPTHIALLTEDHKICRVAFTVLSDRLDLSKNEPNRNTNKNHVDNSNSAPNGGTSSGSGSRAGMSRSRARIMRGSSAIRGGGSNGGSSSGGRIGPPGVIMGGGSGSSSRPIASVPAPFVPEDLITQAQVVLQGKSRNLIIRELQRTNLDVNLAVNNLLSRDDEEGDDAEDAADTYVPEDLISLLDGGFSNEHSVIIDADSMFPEDMFGYTGMRNRGSSSRRIGNDREGERTSERDRDRDNFSKWRDRQYCGPRRWLESALKDSWDKDSDNKKKELAAQSPLWISEELEWWHERSSDLAPRFVQIASLYSELIAVSAGGQLYQWKWSESEPYKHTENPNIHHPKAPWLAVTTEKIVNISATAIRCSISTESGKVATWLDELVGHVASRLEHPAQTFTEFTLDKIVSLHTCALYTVAKLESGALYWWGVLPFAQRKKLWEKYKAKSRKHRSSTVSSNDISYGAHVCMKNSPIYHPGAIGFTIANGVPKVGQLLGAAWNLDSTYRFKILPAGTHLPNVNIEKRETNGNNGTSNINKTNHKETTDRLDMPPPPSPASSTCSDTGSITTSHKRQKRAAPRSEGESERKDEEEWQLKDVVFVEDVKTVPIGKVIKVDGCYVAVKFFSKDAKEKEIKEKDFSTSDFKDLTTEELIKLLADCRLLRKDEIQVIKSSMNPRAPDCFQRTPRRVNIVEGSNDSILSIATDGQGIHAIVKSANKLSYVVYNLSTGRYVQDCYIPSDVSSFLGLQPQNISLTSSGENIECSMILRDGNNTIYPLAKDCADAIRDPNWLDLVPVLCIGASTIPIPTCSNSTNMKNQVAVIALVFDNLLLMPRILRCDYESIKQVFCNLEQDHKNNATQIQSILMERCDGNRNILHACISMCSPTSNKENDQGIERELVSNTVDGPSAPIEEPIPTLSWPPEAFDNTSGEEDSLLSIGTASISMMNKSGVGATSNNTYIIDSVERRNNALLILKYMCESSVLAPHLKELLTAKDIQGQTPLMLAVSVRAYHAALILLDIIQRVGRDQKECSAMILPADANPDLSPLFVTCCNDTCSFTWTGTQHIDQDIFECKTCGLIGSLCCCTECARVCHRGHDCRIKITSPTAYCDCWEKCKCRALIAGHQGARYELLCRLVVNTDLVTKINSRGESILLFLVQTVGRQLIEQRQYRSALRQRSASASRKGPSSDGLDTYVPDMPDHDLEPPRFNRKALERLLDDWPAVQCMIMSGVSAHGNEQLFGDQGQLCRQSGTALLDKFTHSLLFKCSAEMLDTLLTTLIRELQNDTISGRQEEANNVARRFVRSVARIFVIFTIEMAPNTTKRRNTSQALQPLMKCRKVFQALIKLAVEELCETADSLIAPVRLGVARPTAPFTLTSSAMEVINGSEELFSIEPLIPHSGVSSQTLDATLQTQQGNNNITIARDVSAMDEAETGEEVPMDVDGDISEHEESGVSGTVAGQPLGEIDSNGGGVGEEQAGDGESDTELDLLAEAETESDSDDNHSNQDAASAQRSVQTGATAGSDGGMGSILLFPEDESGESSQQEDDESEAGETDEQDNEDFQIGDDQLERRSGSSGHLHRNNLAPVSMQWAIRNRDSSMRTAGLRVTGGSNLVFIDSTSLRRTTATSAVAAAQEPIIMGTSTTCLARAFGIVIRQIADLLVMMQDYKTLAPSLPRLMEITYQDALNLQMYLEGHLKPTWDWLLTVMDATEAQLRFGVSLTRSADPTHPEHPLNNASSLSGGNFSGLLNTAALSLTLQSNTGRNQRSGIATSSNISTPQASTRLTVGFAGVGEPSRNSREREGGDVYLARREFLSYCLSLMRAHNAEHRDSLPVLDVSALRHVAYVFDALVYYMRSPLSEPMSSRGETPKESSNYSSWNDQDENDNDEGEEYSSPVPTALETDSVDYPDLLQVPSCGSGNNSNSTPKGRKHPFLQRSDSTLCLGCPPLDPFDTVMSEALPLADQPHLLQPHSKREDLFGIPRQPATSAGPNQNPLEGLPTRLSLSARGADNQNIPTPTFSQIIQRSAFASSDARRSSVTIGDSTSTKHTEKAKSFNHTFAAEQIDRAPIIVSTNNQSDQASGSTKTNKDICKTNRSVIVRAGTVSESSLNKAGASEMMSTANEAIQNVTEEMDTSGSNQDASMTHETIETNPVSSIGSNISHNILLGRWSLSLDLFGRVFMEDVGLEAGSVVSELGGFQVKEAKFRRDMEKLRNAQQRDINLLKVERDRTQLLVQTMKELNTHYNLYNRRATNAPPLAVHRVKVTFKDEPGEGTGVTRSFYTAIAEALLANEKLPNLEAAQVGSKYTQYNVLRKLKSRDRDHDLRRQNPRSSGKCRETRRALSFEARVFHPSSSVEGSSNSGAGSSSSNSHPLPVSHPNNDHLTMHQQQLGDRLYPKVYALQPALAAKITGMLLELSPAQLLMLLASEDALRQKVEEAFELIRSHSQESAREALLDLDVFSLIARCGANKKKIENSILDDTEDNAPLFYSPGKRGFYTPRQGRASYERLNAFRNVGRLIGLCLLQNELCPIFLNRHVIKYILGRPIRFHDLAFFDSVIYESLRQLVIDSETKDSNSLFSALDLTFSIDLCPEEGGGSIELISNGRDIEVTASNVYDYVRKYAEVRMIKVQEKALHAMREGVFDVLPEGALDGLTSEDLRLLLNGVGDINVSVLISYTSFNDESGEPADRLAKFKRWLWSIVEKMSHSERQDLVYFWTGSPALPASEDGFQPMPSVTLRPADDHLPTANTCISRLYLPLYSSRHILRHKLLLAIQTKNFGFV from the exons ATTGAAGGAAGTGGCAGAAAAAATCAACAGATACGGATTTGTAACATTACCAGCATTTAGTGGATTGAAGGTTGCAGTAAAACATATTGTGGTTGGCCCAACACACATTGCTCTTCTCACAGAAGACCATAAAATTTGTAGAGTTGCATTTACAGTATTATCAGATAGATTGGATTTAAGCAAAAATGAACCAAATCGAAA CACAAACAAAAACCATGTTGATAACTCCAATTCAGCACCAAATGGTGGTACTAGTAGTGGAAGTGGAAGCAGAGCAGGAATGTCCAGATCACGTGCACGAATCATGCGTGGGAGTTCTGCCATTCGTGGAGGTGGTAGTAATGGAGGAAGTAGCAGTGGAGGCAGGATAGGTCCTCCAGGTGTAATTATGGGTGGAGGAAGTGGTAGCAGTTCGCGTCCTATTGCATCTGTACCAGCTCCATTTGTACCAGAAGATCTTATTACACAGGCTCAAGTGGTATTACAGGGAAAAAGTCGCAATCTTATTATTAGAGAATTACAG CGTACAAATTTAGATGTAAACTTAGCAGTAAATAATTTACTGTCACGGGATGATGAGGAAGGTGATGACGCTGAAGATGCAGCAGATACCTACGTTCCGGAAGATCTCATTTCATTACTAGATGGTGGATTTAGCAATGAGCATTCTGTTATCATTGATGCAGATTCTATGTTTCCTGAAGACATGTTTGGATATACAGGAATGAGAAA CCGAGGTAGTTCTTCACGCAGAATAGGTAATGACAGAGAAGGTGAACGTACTTCTGAGCGGGATAGAGATCGAGATAATTTCAGTAAATGGAGAGATCGTCAATATTGCGGTCCAAGACGTTGGCTGGAATCGGCACTTAAAGATTCTTGGGACAAAGATTCTg ataataaaaagaaagagttaGCTGCTCAAAGTCCATTATGGATATCAGAAGAATTAGAGTGGTGGCATGAACGTAGTAGTGATCTTGCCCCTCGTTTTGTACAAATCGCCTCGCTGTATAGTGAATTAATCGCTGTTTCTGCTGGGGGACAATTGTATCAATGGAAATGGTCGGAATCTGAACCATACAAACACACAGag AATCCAAATATACATCATCCGAAAGCTCCGTGGTTGGCAGTAACCACAGAAAAGATAGTTAATATATCTGCAACAGCTATACGATGTTCTATTAGTACTGAATCTGGCAAAGTAGCTACTTGGCTTGATGAACTTGTAGGTCATGTCGCTTCTCGTCTCGAACATCCAGCTCAAACTTTTACAGAATTTACATTGGACAAAATAGTATCCCTTCATACCTGTGCTTTGTATACGGTTGCTAAACTTGAAAGTGGTGCATTGTATTGGTG GGGTGTATTACCTTTTGCACAACGTAAAAAATTGTGGGAAAAATATAAGGCTAAATCGCGCAAACATAGATCATCCACAGTTTCATCAAATGATATTAGTTATGGCGCACATGTTTGTATGAAAAATAGTCCTATATATCATCCTGGAGCAATAg GTTTTACCATTGCCAATGGAGTTCCAAAAGTAGGACAGTTATTAGGAGCAGCATGGAATTTAGATAGCACTTACAGATTTAAGATATTACCAGCTGGAACTCATTTGCCCAATGTTAATAtagaaaaacgagaaacgaaTGGAAACAACGGAACGAGTAATATTAATAAGACAAATCACAAAGAAACTACTGATCGCCTTGATATGCCTCCTCCACCCTCACCAGCTTCGAGCACATGTAGTGATACTGGCAGTATCACGACAAGTCATAAGAGACAAAAGCGAGCTGCACCTCGAAGTGAGGGAGAGTCAGAGCGAAAGGATGAAGAGGAATGGCAATTAAAGGATGTTGTTTTTGTAGAAGATGTAAAAACAGTTCCCATTGGTAAAGTTATAAAAGTTGACGGTTGTTATGTCGCTGTAAAATTCTTCTCGAAAGatgcgaaggaaaaagaaattaaagaaaaagatttcagTACTTCAGATTTTAAAGATTTAACAACTGAAGAGTTAATTAAATTGCTAGCTGATTGTAGATTGTTAAGGAAAGATGAAATACAAGTAATAAAATCATCCATGAATCCAAGAGCTCCAGACTGTTTCCAACGAACTCCCAGAAGAGTGAATATTGTTGAAGGATCAAATGATAGCATTTTGAGCATTGCTACTGACGGACAAGGAATCCATGCAATAGTAAAAAGTGCAAACAAATTAAGTTATGTTGTGTATAATTTAAGTACTGGAAGATATGTACAAGATTGTTATATTCCATCGGATGTATCATCATTCTTGGGTCTGCAGCCTCAAAATATCAGCCTGACAAGTTCCGGAGAGAATATAGAGTGTTCCATGATACTTAGAGAtggaaataatactatctaTCCATTAGCAAAGGATTGCGCTGATGCTATCCGTGATCCAAATTGGTTGGATTTAGTTCCAGTTCTGTGCATTGGTGCTTCAACTATTCCCATACCAACTTGTTCAAATTCAACCAATATGAAAAATCAAGTTGCAGTTATTGCATTAGTATTTGATAATCTTTTATTAATGCCACGCATATTAAGGTGCGATTATGAGAGTATTAAGCAAGTATTTTGCAATTTGGAACAAGATCACAAAAACAATGCAACACAGATTCAATCAATATTAATGGAACGTTGCGATGGTAATCGCAATATTTTGCATGCTTGCATTAGTATGTGCTCACCAACTTCGAATAAAGAAAATGATCAAG gTATTGAACGTGAGTTAGTTTCAAACACTGTTGATGGTCCATCTGCACCTATTGAGGAACCAATTCCAACTTTAAGTTGGCCACCAGAAGCTTTTGATAATACGTCAGGAGAAGAAGACAGTTTACTTAGCATTGGTACTGCTAGCATATCAATGATGAACAAATCAG GTGTCGGAGCAACATCAAATAACACCTACATCATAGACTCTgtggaaagaagaaataatgcATTACTTATATTAAAGTATATGTGTGAAAGTAGTGTGTTAGCACCTCACCTGAAAGAACTACTCACGGCAAa AGATATTCAAGGTCAGACACCATTAATGCTTGCTGTATCAGTTCGGGCATATCACGCAGCTCTTATTTTATTAGACATTATTCAAAGAGTTGGAAGAGATCAGAAAGAATGTTCGGCTATGATACTTCCTGCGGATGCTAATCCAGATTTATcaccgttattcgttacatgTTGCAACGATACATGCAGTTTCACATGGACTGGGACTCAACACATCGATCAAGATATTTTCGAATGCAAAACTTGCGGCTTGATTGGATCTTTGTGTTGCTGTACAGAATGTGCTCGCGTTTGTCACAGAGGACATGATTGCAGAATAAAGATAACATCCCCTACAGCTTATTGTGATTGCTGGGAAAAGTGCAAATGTCGAGCGCTCATTGCAGGCCATCAAGGTGCTCGTTACGAACTCCTTTGTCGTCTCGTAGTGAATACTGATCTTGTCACGAAGATAAACTCACG gGGGGAAAGTATTTTACTCTTCTTGGTTCAGACTGTTGGAAGACAATTGATCGAACAACGGCAGTACCGTTCTGCACTGCGGCAACGCTCAGCATCTGCAAGTCGAAAAGGGCCTTCCTCAGAtg GATTAGATACTTATGTACCAGATATGCCGGATCACGATTTAGAACCTCCTCGCTTTAATCGAAAAGCGTTGGAAAGATTATTGGATGATTGGCCAGCTGTTCAATGTATGATTATGTCAGGAGTTTCTGCACATGGAAATGAACAGTTATTTGGAGATCAAGGCCAATTATGTCGTCAAAGCGGTACTGCTCTACTCGATAAATTTACTCACTCGCTATTATTTAAGTGTAGTGCAGag ATGCTCGATACTCTTCTGACAACTCTAATACGAGAATTACAAAATGATACTATATCCGGACGACAAGAAGAAGCAAATAATGTTGCTCGCCGATTTGTTCGATCTGTGGCCCGAATATTTGTGATCTTCACAATAGAAATGGCACCGAATACGACAAAACGAAGAAA TACTAGCCAGGCATTGCAACCTCTAATGAAATGTCGTAAAGTGTTCCAAGCATTGATTAAATTAGCTGTTGAAGAATTATGTGAAACTGCCGATTCACTGATAGCACCCGTGAGATTAGGTGTTGCTCGCCCGACAGCACCATTTACATTGACGAGCTCAGCAATGGAAGTAATCAATGGCTCTGAAGAGTTGTTTTCTATCGAGCCACTAATACCTCATAGTGGTGTTAGTTCCCAAACTCTGGATGCTACTTTACAAACGCAAcaaggaaataataatattactattgCCAGGGACGTTTCTGCTATGGATGAGGCAGAAACTGGTGAAG AAGTTCCTATGGACGTTGATGGCGACATTAGCGAACATGAAGAATCTGGGGTTTCTGGAACTGTCGCTGGTCAACCATTAGGTGAGATTGATAGTAATGGCGGAGGTGTAGGTGAGGAACAAGCAGGAGATGGCGAATCCGATACAGAGCTCGATCTTTTGGCGGAAGCGGAAACAGAGTCGGACTCCGATGACAATCACAGCAATCAAGATGCAGCGTCTGCGCAGCGTAGTGTACAAACTGGTGCTACAGCAGGTTCTGATGGTGGAATGGGATCTATCTTATTATTCCCGGAAGACGAATCTGGAGAATCAAGCCAGCAAGAAGATGATGAAAGTGAAGCAGGAGAAACTGATGAACAAGATAACGAAGATTTTCAGATTGGTGATGATCAATTGGAACGACGAAG TGGTTCATCTGGccatttacatcgtaataatctCGCGCCTGTTTCTATGCAATGGGCGATACGTAATCGCGACTCAAGTATGCGTACAGCTGGATTACGGGTAACAGGTGGCAGTAATCTGGTTTTTATTGACTCTACATCTTTAAGACGCACTACTGCAACATCTGCTGTTGCAGCTGCACAAGAACCTATAATTATGGGTACTAGTACTACTTGTTTGGCACGTGCATTTGGAATTGTTATTCGACAGATAGCTGATCTTTTGGTTATGATGCAAGATTATAAAACATTAGCGCCTTCTTTGCCGCGATTAATGGAAATTACTTATCAAGATGCGCTCAACCTGCAG ATGTATCTCGAGGGGCACTTGAAACCTACGTGGGATTGGCTGCTCACAGTTATGGATGCCACGGAGGCACAACTAAGATTTGGTGTGTCTCTGACACGTAGTGCGGATCCTACGCATCCAGAACATCCGCTGAACAATGCTTCATCTTTGTCTGGAGGCAATTTCTCTGGATTGTTGAATACAGCGGCTTTATCGTTAACATTGCAATCTAATACAGGTCGTAATCAACGCAGTGGTATCGCTACGAGCTCCAATATCTCCACTCCACAAGCTTCTACAAGACTCACCGTTGGTTTTGCAGGCGTTGGCGAACCTTCAAGAAACAGTAGAGAACGCGAAG GTGGCGATGTATACTTGGCAAGACGTGAATTTTTGTCTTATTGCCTGTCCTTAATGCGTGCTCATAATGCCGAACACAGGGATAGCTTGCCAGTATTAGATGTTTCTGCACTAAGACATGTAGCATACGTTTTCGATGCGTTAGTATATTATATGCGTTCGCCACTATCAGAACCAATGTCATCACGAGGAGAGACTCCAAAGGAATcatcaaattattcaagttgGAACGATCAG GATGAAAATGATAATGACGAGGGAGAAGAATATAGTTCTCCAGTTCCCACTGCATTGGAGACAGATTCCGTTGATTATCCTGATTTACTTCAGGTTCCTAGTTGCGGGTCAGGAAATAATAGTAACAGTACACCAAAAGGAAGAAAGCATCCCTTTTTACAAAGATCAGACTCCACCTTATGTCTTGGTTGCCCTCCCCTTGATCCCTTTGATACTGTCATGAGCGAGGCCTTACCATTAGCTGATCAACCACATCTATTGCAACCCCATTCAAAGCGAGAGGATCTCTTTGGTATACCAAGACAACCAGCAACAAGCGCAGGTCCTAATCAAAATCCGTTAGAGGGATTACCCACAAGACTTAGTCTGTCTGCACGTGGTGCTGATAATCAGAATATCCCCACACCGACATTTAGTCAAATTATTCAAAGATCTGCCTTTGCATCGTCAGATGCAAGACGTAGCTCTGTAACGATCGGAGATTCGACGTCTACAAAGCATACG GAAAAGGCAAAATCGTTCAATCACACATTTGCTGCGGAGCAAATTGATCGAGCTCCAATCATCGTTTCTACTAATAATCAAAGCGATCAAGCATCGGGAAGTACCAAAACCAATAAAGATATCTGTAAAACGAATAGAAGCGTTATTGTTAGAGCTGGAACTGTTTCg gaATCGAGTTTAAATAAAGCTGGTGCATCAGAAATGATGTCTACAGCAAATGAAGCAATACAGAATGTAACGGAGGAGATGGACACATCTGGTTCAAATCAAGATGCGTCTATGACTCATGAAACGATTGAAACAAATCCAGTCTCGTCTATTGGATCTAATATATCACATAACATTTTATTGGGTCGTTGGAGCTTGTCTCTTGATTTGTTTGGACGAGTTTTCATGGAGGATGTAGGATTAGAAGCTGGTTCAGTTGTATCCGAGTTAGGAGGTTTCCAAGTAAAAGAAGCGAAATTCCGTAGAGATATGGAGAAACTTCGGAATGCACAGCAAAGAGACATTAATCTGTTAAAA GTCGAACGGGATAGAACACAACTATTAGTGCAAACGATGAAGGAATTAAATACacattacaatttatataatagacGTGCCACTAATGCACCGCCGTTAGCCGTGCATCGTGTTAAAGTGACTTTCAAGGATGAACCTGGTGAAGGCACTGGAGTAACTAGAAGTTTTTATACCGCGATTGCCGag GCATTGCTTGCAAATGAAAAACTGCCTAATCTCGAAGCAGCACAAGTGGGATCAAAatatacacaatataatgtACTTCGGAAGCTAAAAAGTAGAGATCGTGATCATGATTTAAGACGACAA AATCCTCGATCTTCTGGAAAATgtcgagagacgcgtagagcATTGTCTTTTGAAGCTCGAGTTTTTCATCCATCCAGTTCTGTTGAAGGAAGCAGTAATTCTGGAGCTGGTAGTTCATCCTCCAATTCTCATCCGTTACCTGTTAGTCACCCAAATAATGATCACTTGACCATGCATCAACAACAACTCGGGGACAGGCTATATCcaaaa GTTTATGCATTGCAACCCGCATTAGCTGCTAAAATAACTGGTATGCTGTTAGAGTTGTCCCCTGCACAGCTGTTGATGTTACTAGCTTCAGAAGACGCTCTGCGGCAAAAAGTAGAGGAAGCATTTGAATTAATCCGTAGTCATAGTCAGGAGTCAGCAAGGGAAGCGCTGTTGGATCTCGATGTATTCAGCTTGATCGCACGTTGTGGGGCTAATAAGAAAAAGATTGAGAACAGTATTTTGGATGATACCGAAGACAATGCTCCACTTTTCTATTCCCCGGGAAAGAGAGGTTTTTACACTCCACGACAGGGAAGAGCCAGTTACGAGCGATTGAACGCATTCAGAAATGTGGGCAG ACTTATAGGATTGTGTCTTTTGCAAAACGAGTTGTGCCCAATATTTTTGAATCGTCatgtaataaaatacattttgggAAGACCGATCCGTTTCCACGATCTTGCATTTTTTGACTCTGTAATTTATGAAAGCTTAAGGCAACTCGTTATTGATTCCGAAACCAAGGATAGTAACAGTCTATTCTCTGCTCTTGATCTTACATTCAG TATTGATTTGTGTCCCGAAGAAGGAGGTGGATCGATTGAACTTATTTCTAACGGACGTGATATAGAAGTGACAGCAAGTAATGTTTACGATTATGTACGCAAATATGCGGAAGTTCGTATGATTAAGGTACAAGAGAAAGCTTTGCATGCTATGAGAGAAGGAGTGTTTGACGTGCTACCCGAAGGAGCACTCGATGGTTTAACATCCGAAGACTTAAGGCTCCTGTTAAATGGGGTCGGTGATATTAACGTTTCCGTTTTGATATCGTATACTTCCTTCAACGACGAATCAGGAGAACCTGCCGATAGATTAGCTAAATTTAAACGCTGGTTGTGGTCTATTGTTGAGAAAATGTCTCATTCAGAACGACAAGACTTG GTATATTTCTGGACAGGATCTCCGGCACTACCAGCAAGTGAAGATGGTTTTCAACCAATGCCAAGTGTGACATTACGACCAGCAGATGATCATCTACCAACTGCAAATACATGTATTTCCCGACTATATCTTCCATTGTACAGCTCTCGTCACATATTAAGACATAAACTACTACTTGCTATTCAGACAAAGAATTTCGGATTTGTATGA